In Zonotrichia albicollis isolate bZonAlb1 chromosome 3, bZonAlb1.hap1, whole genome shotgun sequence, a single window of DNA contains:
- the ZC3H6 gene encoding zinc finger CCCH domain-containing protein 6 isoform X2, with protein MAFESLFSKPPNPVLDPNMPDSDRQHAGDEREDGELEDGEIDDAAYEDAKEHGSKGDDKQKNEKGHRKSRKKRKKEKEKKKSKRRRRDKHKHNSPSSDDSSDYSHDSDMERTERPHKKSSSSSYRDYDSSFSQHGHVSGNYMSSQKMQHKKNVKSKEYDNYSHYSDENFGNYNEEEKDEDFADQLKQYRQAKETSSGDLGPPFPKEPVKKQGMKGIQKGISQRGNNYNVGRGRGMQKKLKRKDRGRGRGGNKGSDGFHEDGKPVKKWVNMSQEFINQHTVEHKGKQICKYFLEGRCIKGEQCKFDHDAEIEKKKEICKFYIQGYCTKGENCIYLHNEFPCKFYHTGAKCYQGDKCKFSHAPLTAETKELLDKVLNNEEEPQNEDEKELEELRKRGIVPLPKPPPGVGLLPTPPEQYPFSESDMENYQDPSGDYKKIPSLFEIVVKPTVDLAHKIGKKPPTFYNSGSPPRPPFQGNDPHSQHMYNPGSSPGPGPGMSQGHNGPPMHPGSPGHHPCGGPQGPGMPQSPPMQGVPPGYMGPQNQTGMPMQGQQGGPPLTPPGMGGSYNSPGVQGHMVNMPRDNHCPPGPQYQQMAGEYEPMQNPADFYDNYYSHQAVHNFQPSNNSGDGAWHGEFTDHQAHLMAPESHAGGSESDCMGGHMGHNQGINVPDFLPAMQKALYARLSQKHQRDGDSASSQGQRAMSKDEDDNVNWYSSSEEEEGSSVKSILKTLKKQSENFRNRQQHSTEQHMLGMPTDPRLAKDKGVGAQAADPRLRASPRPNPRKPSESASLDPRLARDPRMHKVSEGAHPGPSLAGAKLDLHHAHAGVKVKQKGLDDDEEDSERELRERAFLIPLEPLPGVTLRDPRSQLRQFSHIKMDVTLMKPNFAKHIVWAPEDLLPIPLPKPDPVSSINLPLPPLIADQRLNKLRNLKNDPHPNAMPADPRLAAKAKNSLVGRGGYLDPSTDSHASSSSKLGDPRLQKNVDPRLHRLSSAETHHGVGKDSHPPKFDPRLARAAASSSQPSEATTPKPDPDALPPYAPKLSSSGVRLGTPGSILSGISLYDPRDHSSSSDTAPASSGENGENQKKSILKNSSKNEPSLAEDASQQKAASNTEKPTEGSAEAAPDKANSTSKSQAKHSSAAPAVHNLPIQALSGLIRPQYSDPRQVRQPGQVTQAPESDPNGESDDKSLKDVFKTFDPTASPFC; from the exons GGAAGATGGAGAGCTGGAAGATGGGGAAATAGATGATGCAGCCTATGAGGATGCGAAGGAACATGGCTCAAAAGGGGACGATAAACAGAAAAACGAGAAAGGCCACAGGAAATCCCGGAAAAAACgcaaaaaagagaaggaaaagaaaaaatccaaaaggaGAAGACGGGACAAGCATAAg CATAACTCCCCTTCCAGCGATGACAGCTCCGACTACAGCCACGACTCTGACATGGAGCGCACGGAAAGGCCCcacaaaaaaagcagcagctcttcctACAGGGATTATGATTCCTCCTTCAGTCAG CATGGACACGTGTCAGGGAATTACATGAGTTCCCAGAAAATGCAGCAtaaaaaaaatgtcaaaagTAAAGAATATGACAACTACAGTCATTACAGTGATGAAAACTTTGGCAATTAcaatgaggaggaaaaggatgaGGATTTTGCTGACCAGCTCAAACAATACAGACAAGCTAAGGAGACTTCCAGTGGGGATTTGGGACCTCCATTCCCAAAGGAACCAGTGAAGAAACAGGGCATGAAAGGGATCCAGAAAG GCATTTCCCAACGAGGGAACAACTACAACGTTGGAAGGGGGCGTGGAATGCAGAAGAAGCTGAAGCGCAAAGATCGCggcaggggcagagggggcAATAAAGGATCCGATGGCTTCCATGAG gaTGGCAAACCAGTGAAGAAATGGGTTAATATGAGCCAGGAGTTCATCAACCAGCACACAGTGGAGCACAAGGGCAAACAGATCTGTAAATACTTCCTTGAAGGGAGGTGCATTAAG GGAGAACAGTGTAAATTTGATCATGATGCAGagattgaaaagaaaaaggaaatctgtaagttttacatccagggttACTGCACCAAAGGAGAGAACTGCATTTATTTGCACA ATGAATTCCCCTGCAAGTTTTACCACACAGGAGCAAAGTGTTATCAAGGAGATAAATGCAAATTCTCTCACGCACCCCTGACTGCAGAaaccaaggagctgctggataAG GTTTTGAATAATGAGGAGGAACCCCAGAATGAAGAtgagaaggagctggaggagctccGGAAGCGGGGCATCGTTCCCCTTCCCAAACCCCCGCCGGGGGTCGGACTCCTGCCAACGCCCCCGGAGCAATATCCCTTCTCTGAGTCCGACATGGAGAATTACCAAGATCCTTCAGGAGATTATAAGAAAATCCCATCTCTTTTTGAAATTGTTGTGAAGCCCACCGTGGATTTGGCACACAAAATTGGGAAGAA GCCACCAACCTTCTACAACAGCGGGTCACCCCCGCGGCCGCCGTTCCAGGGCAACGacccccattcccagcacaTGTACAACCCAGGCTCGAGTCCAGGGCCAGGCCCTGGCATGTCCCAGGGTCACAACGGGCCCCCGATGCACCCCGGCTCTCCTGGGCACCATCCCTGCGGAGGCCCCCAGGGGCCGGGAATGCCGCAGAGCCCCCCCATGCAGGGCGTTCCCCCGGGCTACATGGGCCCGCAGAACCAGACTGGAATGCCcatgcagggccagcagggggGGCCGCCCCTCACCCCGCCGGGGATGGGAGGATCCTACAATTCCCCCGGAGTGCAGGGACACATGGTGAACATGCCAAGGGACAATCACTGCCCCCCGGGGCCGCAGTACCAGCAGATGGCCGGCGAGTACGAGCCCATGCAGAACCCGGCTGACTTCTATGACAACTATTATTCCCACCAAGCTGTACACAACTTCCAGCCATCCAATAATTCTGGAG ATGGAGCCTGGCACGGGGAATTCACGGATCACCAGGCTCACCTCATGGCTCCGGAGTCGCATGCGGGCGGGAGCGAGTCGGACTGCATGGGCGGCCACATGGGCCACAACCAGGGCATCAACGTGCCCGACTTCCTGCCTGCCATGCAGAAGGCCCTGTATGCCAGGCTCAGCCAGAAGCACCAGCGGGATGGAGactctgccagcagccagggccaGAGGGCCATGAGCAAAGATGAAG ATGACAATGTCAACTGGTATTCCAGcagtgaggaggaagaggggagCAGTGTTAAATCAATCCTCAAAACCTTAAAGAAACAAAGCGAAAACTTTAGGAATCGGCAACAACATTCCACGGAGCAGCACATGCTTGGGATGCCGACGGATCCCAGGCTGGCAAAAGACAAAGGTGtgggggctcaggctgctgacCCGCGACTCCGCGCGTCCCCAAGGCCCAATCCCAGGAAACCTTCGGAGTCGGCGTCCCTGGATCCCCGGCTGGCCCGCGATCCGCGGATGCACAAGGTCAGCGAGGGCGCCCATCCCGGCCCCTCCCTGGCCGGGGCCAAGCTGGATTTGCACCACGCCCACGCCGGAGTGAAGGTCAAGCAGAAAGGGCTggatgatgatgaggaggactcgGAGAGGGAGCTGAGGGAACGAGCTTTCCTCATTCCCTTGGAGCCTCTGCCGGGCGTCACGTTACGGGATCCCCGCTCCCAGCTGCGGCAGTTCAGCCACATTAAGATGGATGTGACCCTGATGAAACCCAACTTTGCCAAGCACATTGTGTGGGCCCCCGAGGACTTGCTCCCAATCCCTCTGCCTAAACCCGACCCCGTCTCTTCCATCAATTTACCTCTCCCTCCTCTCATTGCTGACCAGAGACTGAATAAACTGCGGAATCTGAAGAACGATCCACACCCCAATGCGATGCCAGCTGATCCCCGGCTCGCTGCCAAGGCCAAAAACAGCCTTGTGGGCCGGGGTGGCTACTTGGATCCATCCACAGATTCCCATGCCAGTAGCTCCAGCAAACTGGGGGATCCTCGCTTGCAAAAGAACGTTGATCCCAGACTCCACAGACTGTCGAGTGCAGAAACTCACCACGGAGTCGGGAAGGATTCCCACCCTCCCAAGTTTGACCCCCGGcttgccagagctgctgccagctcatcCCAGCCCTCAGAAGCCACGACTCCAAAACCCGACCCCGATGCTCTGCCTCCCTATGCGCCCAAATTATCATCCAGTGGTGTTAGGCTGGGAACTCCCGGCTCCATCCTGAGCGGGATCAGTTTGTACGATCCCAGGGATCACAGCTCATCCTCGGACACGGCTCCAGCCAGTTCGGGAGAGAATGGAGAGAAccagaaaaaaagcattttgaaaaATTCCAGTAAAAATGAGCCGAGTCTCGCGGAAGATGCGTCCCAGCAGAAGGCTGCCTCCAACACGGAAAAACCCACGGAAGGATCAGCGGAAGCTGCTCCAGACAAGGCCAACAGCACCAGTAAATCTCAGGCTAAACACTCCAGCGCTGCCCCTGCCGTCCATAATCTCCCAATCCAGGCTCTGTCGGGGTTAATCCGGCCGCAGTACAGCGAccccaggcaggtgaggcagcCGGGACAGGTAACGCAGGCCCCGGAGAGCGATCCCAACGGGGAGTCGGATGATAAATCCTTGAAAGATGTTTTCAAGACTTTCGATCCAACTGCTTCCCCGTTTTGTTAG
- the ZC3H6 gene encoding zinc finger CCCH domain-containing protein 6 isoform X1 — protein sequence MAFESLFSKPPNPVLDPNMPDSDRQHAGDEREDGELEDGEIDDAAYEDAKEHGSKGDDKQKNEKGHRKSRKKRKKEKEKKKSKRRRRDKHKHNSPSSDDSSDYSHDSDMERTERPHKKSSSSSYRDYDSSFSQHGHVSGNYMSSQKMQHKKNVKSKEYDNYSHYSDENFGNYNEEEKDEDFADQLKQYRQAKETSSGDLGPPFPKEPVKKQGMKGIQKGYSCFPGISQRGNNYNVGRGRGMQKKLKRKDRGRGRGGNKGSDGFHEDGKPVKKWVNMSQEFINQHTVEHKGKQICKYFLEGRCIKGEQCKFDHDAEIEKKKEICKFYIQGYCTKGENCIYLHNEFPCKFYHTGAKCYQGDKCKFSHAPLTAETKELLDKVLNNEEEPQNEDEKELEELRKRGIVPLPKPPPGVGLLPTPPEQYPFSESDMENYQDPSGDYKKIPSLFEIVVKPTVDLAHKIGKKPPTFYNSGSPPRPPFQGNDPHSQHMYNPGSSPGPGPGMSQGHNGPPMHPGSPGHHPCGGPQGPGMPQSPPMQGVPPGYMGPQNQTGMPMQGQQGGPPLTPPGMGGSYNSPGVQGHMVNMPRDNHCPPGPQYQQMAGEYEPMQNPADFYDNYYSHQAVHNFQPSNNSGDGAWHGEFTDHQAHLMAPESHAGGSESDCMGGHMGHNQGINVPDFLPAMQKALYARLSQKHQRDGDSASSQGQRAMSKDEDDNVNWYSSSEEEEGSSVKSILKTLKKQSENFRNRQQHSTEQHMLGMPTDPRLAKDKGVGAQAADPRLRASPRPNPRKPSESASLDPRLARDPRMHKVSEGAHPGPSLAGAKLDLHHAHAGVKVKQKGLDDDEEDSERELRERAFLIPLEPLPGVTLRDPRSQLRQFSHIKMDVTLMKPNFAKHIVWAPEDLLPIPLPKPDPVSSINLPLPPLIADQRLNKLRNLKNDPHPNAMPADPRLAAKAKNSLVGRGGYLDPSTDSHASSSSKLGDPRLQKNVDPRLHRLSSAETHHGVGKDSHPPKFDPRLARAAASSSQPSEATTPKPDPDALPPYAPKLSSSGVRLGTPGSILSGISLYDPRDHSSSSDTAPASSGENGENQKKSILKNSSKNEPSLAEDASQQKAASNTEKPTEGSAEAAPDKANSTSKSQAKHSSAAPAVHNLPIQALSGLIRPQYSDPRQVRQPGQVTQAPESDPNGESDDKSLKDVFKTFDPTASPFC from the exons GGAAGATGGAGAGCTGGAAGATGGGGAAATAGATGATGCAGCCTATGAGGATGCGAAGGAACATGGCTCAAAAGGGGACGATAAACAGAAAAACGAGAAAGGCCACAGGAAATCCCGGAAAAAACgcaaaaaagagaaggaaaagaaaaaatccaaaaggaGAAGACGGGACAAGCATAAg CATAACTCCCCTTCCAGCGATGACAGCTCCGACTACAGCCACGACTCTGACATGGAGCGCACGGAAAGGCCCcacaaaaaaagcagcagctcttcctACAGGGATTATGATTCCTCCTTCAGTCAG CATGGACACGTGTCAGGGAATTACATGAGTTCCCAGAAAATGCAGCAtaaaaaaaatgtcaaaagTAAAGAATATGACAACTACAGTCATTACAGTGATGAAAACTTTGGCAATTAcaatgaggaggaaaaggatgaGGATTTTGCTGACCAGCTCAAACAATACAGACAAGCTAAGGAGACTTCCAGTGGGGATTTGGGACCTCCATTCCCAAAGGAACCAGTGAAGAAACAGGGCATGAAAGGGATCCAGAAAG GTTATTCTTGTTTTCCAGGCATTTCCCAACGAGGGAACAACTACAACGTTGGAAGGGGGCGTGGAATGCAGAAGAAGCTGAAGCGCAAAGATCGCggcaggggcagagggggcAATAAAGGATCCGATGGCTTCCATGAG gaTGGCAAACCAGTGAAGAAATGGGTTAATATGAGCCAGGAGTTCATCAACCAGCACACAGTGGAGCACAAGGGCAAACAGATCTGTAAATACTTCCTTGAAGGGAGGTGCATTAAG GGAGAACAGTGTAAATTTGATCATGATGCAGagattgaaaagaaaaaggaaatctgtaagttttacatccagggttACTGCACCAAAGGAGAGAACTGCATTTATTTGCACA ATGAATTCCCCTGCAAGTTTTACCACACAGGAGCAAAGTGTTATCAAGGAGATAAATGCAAATTCTCTCACGCACCCCTGACTGCAGAaaccaaggagctgctggataAG GTTTTGAATAATGAGGAGGAACCCCAGAATGAAGAtgagaaggagctggaggagctccGGAAGCGGGGCATCGTTCCCCTTCCCAAACCCCCGCCGGGGGTCGGACTCCTGCCAACGCCCCCGGAGCAATATCCCTTCTCTGAGTCCGACATGGAGAATTACCAAGATCCTTCAGGAGATTATAAGAAAATCCCATCTCTTTTTGAAATTGTTGTGAAGCCCACCGTGGATTTGGCACACAAAATTGGGAAGAA GCCACCAACCTTCTACAACAGCGGGTCACCCCCGCGGCCGCCGTTCCAGGGCAACGacccccattcccagcacaTGTACAACCCAGGCTCGAGTCCAGGGCCAGGCCCTGGCATGTCCCAGGGTCACAACGGGCCCCCGATGCACCCCGGCTCTCCTGGGCACCATCCCTGCGGAGGCCCCCAGGGGCCGGGAATGCCGCAGAGCCCCCCCATGCAGGGCGTTCCCCCGGGCTACATGGGCCCGCAGAACCAGACTGGAATGCCcatgcagggccagcagggggGGCCGCCCCTCACCCCGCCGGGGATGGGAGGATCCTACAATTCCCCCGGAGTGCAGGGACACATGGTGAACATGCCAAGGGACAATCACTGCCCCCCGGGGCCGCAGTACCAGCAGATGGCCGGCGAGTACGAGCCCATGCAGAACCCGGCTGACTTCTATGACAACTATTATTCCCACCAAGCTGTACACAACTTCCAGCCATCCAATAATTCTGGAG ATGGAGCCTGGCACGGGGAATTCACGGATCACCAGGCTCACCTCATGGCTCCGGAGTCGCATGCGGGCGGGAGCGAGTCGGACTGCATGGGCGGCCACATGGGCCACAACCAGGGCATCAACGTGCCCGACTTCCTGCCTGCCATGCAGAAGGCCCTGTATGCCAGGCTCAGCCAGAAGCACCAGCGGGATGGAGactctgccagcagccagggccaGAGGGCCATGAGCAAAGATGAAG ATGACAATGTCAACTGGTATTCCAGcagtgaggaggaagaggggagCAGTGTTAAATCAATCCTCAAAACCTTAAAGAAACAAAGCGAAAACTTTAGGAATCGGCAACAACATTCCACGGAGCAGCACATGCTTGGGATGCCGACGGATCCCAGGCTGGCAAAAGACAAAGGTGtgggggctcaggctgctgacCCGCGACTCCGCGCGTCCCCAAGGCCCAATCCCAGGAAACCTTCGGAGTCGGCGTCCCTGGATCCCCGGCTGGCCCGCGATCCGCGGATGCACAAGGTCAGCGAGGGCGCCCATCCCGGCCCCTCCCTGGCCGGGGCCAAGCTGGATTTGCACCACGCCCACGCCGGAGTGAAGGTCAAGCAGAAAGGGCTggatgatgatgaggaggactcgGAGAGGGAGCTGAGGGAACGAGCTTTCCTCATTCCCTTGGAGCCTCTGCCGGGCGTCACGTTACGGGATCCCCGCTCCCAGCTGCGGCAGTTCAGCCACATTAAGATGGATGTGACCCTGATGAAACCCAACTTTGCCAAGCACATTGTGTGGGCCCCCGAGGACTTGCTCCCAATCCCTCTGCCTAAACCCGACCCCGTCTCTTCCATCAATTTACCTCTCCCTCCTCTCATTGCTGACCAGAGACTGAATAAACTGCGGAATCTGAAGAACGATCCACACCCCAATGCGATGCCAGCTGATCCCCGGCTCGCTGCCAAGGCCAAAAACAGCCTTGTGGGCCGGGGTGGCTACTTGGATCCATCCACAGATTCCCATGCCAGTAGCTCCAGCAAACTGGGGGATCCTCGCTTGCAAAAGAACGTTGATCCCAGACTCCACAGACTGTCGAGTGCAGAAACTCACCACGGAGTCGGGAAGGATTCCCACCCTCCCAAGTTTGACCCCCGGcttgccagagctgctgccagctcatcCCAGCCCTCAGAAGCCACGACTCCAAAACCCGACCCCGATGCTCTGCCTCCCTATGCGCCCAAATTATCATCCAGTGGTGTTAGGCTGGGAACTCCCGGCTCCATCCTGAGCGGGATCAGTTTGTACGATCCCAGGGATCACAGCTCATCCTCGGACACGGCTCCAGCCAGTTCGGGAGAGAATGGAGAGAAccagaaaaaaagcattttgaaaaATTCCAGTAAAAATGAGCCGAGTCTCGCGGAAGATGCGTCCCAGCAGAAGGCTGCCTCCAACACGGAAAAACCCACGGAAGGATCAGCGGAAGCTGCTCCAGACAAGGCCAACAGCACCAGTAAATCTCAGGCTAAACACTCCAGCGCTGCCCCTGCCGTCCATAATCTCCCAATCCAGGCTCTGTCGGGGTTAATCCGGCCGCAGTACAGCGAccccaggcaggtgaggcagcCGGGACAGGTAACGCAGGCCCCGGAGAGCGATCCCAACGGGGAGTCGGATGATAAATCCTTGAAAGATGTTTTCAAGACTTTCGATCCAACTGCTTCCCCGTTTTGTTAG